Proteins encoded within one genomic window of Paenarthrobacter sp. JL.01a:
- a CDS encoding N-acetyltransferase family protein, with translation MWKMPAADVWLIPLKMLDDDARAIQLGAVAELAIKESQRAFVGEPLRMMLIALEEESRLPYVIESQGTAVGVLTLQSGAATLAGWPDDHSVWLLRGFLIDSLKQGQGLGKLGAEAAVEEARKLTARHPGGQTGVVLSVNERNPAGLAAYTKAGFVDSGRYLGGNSGPQRTMYKAFH, from the coding sequence ATGTGGAAAATGCCTGCTGCTGATGTGTGGTTGATTCCCCTCAAAATGCTCGACGACGACGCCCGCGCCATCCAGCTGGGCGCTGTCGCGGAGTTGGCAATTAAGGAGAGTCAACGCGCTTTCGTGGGAGAGCCCCTGCGCATGATGCTGATCGCGTTGGAAGAAGAGTCGCGTTTGCCCTACGTCATCGAATCCCAGGGAACCGCCGTCGGTGTGCTGACCCTGCAATCCGGGGCAGCCACGCTCGCTGGCTGGCCGGACGATCATTCAGTCTGGCTGCTTCGGGGATTCCTCATCGACTCGCTGAAACAGGGGCAAGGACTGGGCAAACTTGGGGCGGAGGCCGCGGTGGAGGAAGCCCGGAAGCTGACCGCCCGGCACCCCGGTGGGCAGACCGGCGTCGTACTGTCCGTCAACGAACGCAATCCGGCGGGGCTGGCCGCTTACACAAAAGCCGGCTTCGTGGACTCCGGGCGGTACTTGGGCGGTAACTCAGGGCCGCAGAGGACAATGTATAAAGCCTTCCACTGA